GACGTGAACTCGTTCACGACCCAGTTCGTTTATCACTTCCCGACGATCGACGTTAAGTATGTCGGCGGCTACCAGGAGTACAAGTACGACCTCTACGGCGATACGGACGGCACCGATGTCCTGTCCTATCAGATCCCCCTGGCGCCTGGGTCGATTTGCGGAACGGTGGGCAATCTGTTTTCCGCGGGACTTTCCCCGGTTAACTGCTCACCCCTGACGGTCAACGCCAACAACGGGTATCACTACTTCGAGTACCCGAAGTGGTACAGCCACGAGATCAACATCTCGTCGACGGACGATGGTCCGCTGCAGTGGATTGTCGGCGCCTTCTACTTCAACGAGCAGTACACCGGCACCGGAAGCACGGCCGACTTCTTCCTGGTGGGCCCGTCCTCACTCCAGACCCCGATCCTGGGCGCGGCGCGCAATCCCCAGAACTACTGGTCGACGGGCAACTACGCCCTGACGACCGAGAGCAAGGCGGTCTTCGGTCAGATTGACTACCAGATGACCGACGCCCTCAAGTTCACCGCCGGCCTGCGCTACACCCAGGACGACAAATTCGGGACCGAATACCGGCGCATTGTCTGTAACTCGGACGCCTGCTACCCCGGCCTCTACCCGGCCCTCGGCCTTGGCGCCTTCGGTCCGGGCACCGCCGCAAACTGGGGCAGCCTGCTCGGCGACCTGAACTCCACCGCGCGCCTGGCCCCCGTCCTGGGAATCCCGGCGCTCGCCGGCCTCAATGGCCTGGGGAACGGGGCGATGGACCTCACCGACGCCCTCGCGCCGAAGAGCACGGCCGGCCTGATCCCGGGCGTCAGCACACCTGGCGTGAACACCAACGGGGTGGTTCGCCAGTACGTGGTCGATCCGGCCACCGGCATCGCCAGCCGTAACCTCGACGGGTCTTCCGACGCCGTCACCGGCACCCTCGGCGTCCAGTGGGAGCCGGACAGCGACACCATGGCCTACGCCCGCTACAGCCGCGGCTACAAGGCGTTCGGCTTCTCGGCCGGCGGCTTCCTCGCGGTGCCCAAGGCGGACGAGGAGACGGTCAACTCCTACGAGATCGGGTACAAGAAGGACTTTGACCGGTTCCAGGTGAACCTGGCGGCCTTCTTCCTCGACTACCGCGGCCTTCAGGCTCCGGTGGCCGTTCGTGTCGGCGCGACAAACGTCACCCAGTTCGTGAACATCGATAAGGCGGAGTCCTACGGGGTCGAGTTCAGCGGAATCTGGCGGCCGGTGGATGCCCTCCGCCTGACCCTGGACTACGGCTGGAACCCGACCGAGATCACCAAGAGCGACCCGCTCGTGGATGTGAACGACAACGTCAACACCGGAGCCGTCAGCATCGTCGGAAACGACCTGCCGCAGGCGCCGGAGCACAAGGTGGCGGTCAACGGCACCTACACCTTCCGGACTGACGCCGGGGACATCGTCGCCGGCGCCAGCTACCTCTACCGGTCGGAGTCCTACGCGAACGTCTTCAGCCGTGATTACAACGCCACAGATTCCTGGGACCAGGTGGACCTGCGTCTGCTCTGGATGCCGACGGGCGGCAAGTACACGGTGATCGCCTACGTCAAGAATGCGCTCGACGAGGACGGCTACGCCGCCGCGGTCGCGGCCTCTCAGCGGAACAACAGCGCGACTGTTGCGTCTGACAGGTACCTCAACGGCGCCCGGAACTTCGAACTGACGCCTCCGCGCATCTTCGGTCTGGAAGTGCAGTACCGCTTCTGATCCGACCCGCCCAAGGGCGGTGAGTTCAAGGGTCCCCGGCGCGCCGGGGACCCTTTTTCTTTGGCCCCTCCATCTGGTCGCCGAAGTCCGCGATCAGGTCTGAGGCGATGGCCACCCAGGGCTCGGCGTCATCTCACTGGAACCCGGCCGAGTAGAGCTTGGCGAGGCCGCAGGCCCAGGTCACACCCGCGCTCCCGTTCCGGCGGACGAGGACGGGGACCCGCGACGTCCTCCGCCTTGCTGGCCCCCCGGGCCCAATGGTATCCAACCGTTAGGACCCCCACCCCGCACGCGCAAAGGGCCTGCAAGATGATCCGACGCGGTCGCCCCTATCTTGAATTTCGCGCCGAGCCCGCGAGCGCGGAAACCGCCCAGCTCGAGCGCGAGGGCTACACCATCATCCGTGGCCTGCTGGACGCTGACGAGCTCTCTGAGCTGAGGCGCGAGGTCAGCGAGGTCTTCGAGCGCGATCCTCCGGACTACGGGCGCCGGCGCGCGGAAGATGACGCCGCCATGTTCCGATACGCCATGTTGAACCGCAGCGCCGCAGCGCAGCGCGCCTGCGCCCATCCGCGCCTTCTGTCGGTGATCGAGCCCCTGCTGGGCGAGGACTGCCACGTGATCGCCAACACCGCCTGGCGCAATCCCGCCGGCGATCCCGGCGCGCATGCCGGGCAGAACTGGCATATTGATGCAGGCCCGCATGTGCCCCTGCCTGAGGGTGTGCGCTGGCCGGCCGACATTCCCCACCCGGTGTTCGCCATCGGCGTCCACATCTATCTGCAGGACTGCGCCCTCGAGGACGGACCGACCGGCGTCCTGCCGCACAGCCACCTGTCGGGCCGGCCGCCGCCACCGGGCCGCCATCTGGACGATGACCTCGACTATGAAGGCGCCCGCGTCACGCCCCTGATCACCCAGGCCGGGGACGCAGGACTGTTCGTCTCCGACGTATGGCATCGTCGCATGCCGACCCTGGACGGCGATCACGGCCGCTTCTTCCTCCAGGTTCACTATGGGCGGCGGGACATCGCCCAGCGCCTGCTGCCGACGGCGGAAAGCAACCCGCTCTCCGCCGAGGCCATCGCCAGAGCGACCACGGATCGGGAACGCCGGGTCATCGGCCTGCACCCGAAACTGTTCTACGACGGCTGAACCCCAGGGCCGACTTCCCCCGGAAATGGGAGGAGTCAGAGCGCTCAGTTGCTCCCCTCAGGGGGCCTCCAGCCAGGCCCTCACGCGTTCGATTTCCGCACCCGGGTCCTCTGCCGCCGCGACTGGCGGAAAATAGATGTCCGGGGGAATCCCTGCGGCGTCGACCAGTAGGTACGGCAGGCGAAGGGAGCGCGAGGTCGCATACCAAAGCAGCCGCTCGCCCGAAGGCAGCACCTGTGGCCTGAGGTTCGAATAGTCGAGGGATCCCGCCGTGCGCCGCCCGAACAGCTTGACGTTGTAGCTCTGACGCACCGACAGCAGGAACTGGCGCACGCCTCGTCAATCATCACGCCGACCCGGCGCGGCGCCTCTCGGGGGGCGCGGTGGTCGCGCTCGACCGAGGCCGCTTCCTTGCGCCCGGGGGCAGGACGTAGTCGCCTGGGCGGGCGCCGCGCATGGCGTCGACCAGGGGCGCGACCGCAGCCGCGCAGGAAGCGTCCCCGTAGACCTCGCAGAGCCCGGCGGTGTTGGCGATGTTGGCGGGGGTGGACAGGAATTCCGCGCCCACCTCCATGCGCGGGCTGACCATGATGGCCTCCAGGAGGGAAGCGTAGGTCGAGTCGGAGCCTCCATCGTTGTCCCGGATGTCCAGGATCCAGTTGGGCGTCCGGTCGAGCCGGCGCCGCTGGGACACCAGGAGTGCTTCGAGGTGTTCCCGCTCAGCGGGGTCGAAGGTGGGCAGGGTGACCAGCACAGTCTTGTCCGAGAGCCAGCGCAGGGAGGCGAGGCCCGGTCGCGCAGGCGGTTCGGCCGGTAGGGTAGCGGCATCGCCCGGGGTCTTCCCCGGCGCCGGCGAGACGTCAATGTGTCCCGGCCGCCAGGCCCTCACATAGCGTTTCAGGATGGAGCGGCATTCGGCGCCGGTCGGGTCGGCGGCGATCCGGTCCCGCGCCTCGGCCATGGCCTTGTCCAGGGCTGGGCCGCCAAGCCTCCCGAGGTGCTCGGGGGCGCCGGTGTCGTTCTCCAGAAGGAAGCCCGGAATGAACTCCAGGTCCCTACGACAGGCCCCCTGCCCGTTCCCGGGATCGGCGGCCAGGGCGCGCGTCGTCGCCAGGGCGGACAGCCCTCCCGCCAGGGCGAGGGGGATCGCCAGGCACGCCCAACGACGCCAGGCGGCGTGTCTTCCGGTGGTCTCCATCGCCTCAGGGTGAGCCACCGGGACCAGGCTTGGCAAGAGGGGCGCCCCCTACTTGTCCGGCGCGGTGATCGGGCGGGCGTCCTCCCAGCGGTAGGGCAGGTTGTCGGGGGTCACCTGGACCTCGGTGGTGAATTTCAGCGGGGACTTGCCGCCGCTGGGATAGGTCAGGCGGCGCGGCGGCGCCCGCGCCACAGGAACAAGAGGCCAAGCGCCATGAACCAGAGCTGGATCCCGGTGGTCGAGAGCACGATCGACACGGGTGGCGCGATGCCGAAGAGTTCGAGCCCGGGAAGGGCCACGAGGGCGCCGGCCGCAAGGCCCGCCAGGCCCGCCCAGGCCGGGAGCTGGCGATCGCGCAGGATCAGCAGGCTGGCCGAGATCGCCCAGATCGCCGCGAAGGCGGCCACGCCCAGGGCCTCGCCGATGGCGCCGCCCCAGGAATTGATGGCGCCCTGAGTGGCTTCGATCGCCGTGCGGGCATCTGCAGAAAGGCCGGGCGCGGAATAGGCTTCCGCCAGGGCTGTACTGCCGGTCAGCCAGCGGAGGATGCCGATCGCCCGGGCGAGTGCGGAAGCCGCCGCCGCGCCAACGGCGACCAGGCCGAGAACGCCCAGCGGACCCGGGCGGGAGGCCAGGCGCACGGTCAGGACGCCGGTCACCAGGAAGAGCAGGGAGTAGCCGAGGTAGAGGCCGTAACCGAGCCGAACGGCGTCGATCTGGGCCAGGAGCAGGGGCAGCATCCGCGCGGGCGGGTAGTCCAGGCTGTCCGGCCACTGGATCGCCCCGCCGAGCACGGCCATGGGCGCAAAGATGCTGAAGCCCTGGAGGAGGAGGACGATCCCGGCGAAGAGGAACAGGGTTCGGGAGGGCGGTGGGGCGGCGGTGTCATGGGAGGACATGGGCGGGACCCTTCAGATGGGGGTTGGGGGAAACGGGGTGCGCGTCAGCGTGCAGGCGCGCCGAAGCCGAGGTCACGGAGGGCCTGGGCCAGGGCCTGGCGGGGCGGGATGGCGGTCAGCTCTCCCACCCGGGTCGCCAGGCGGGCGCCGTCCAGGGCGTGAGGGACGCGCCAGAGATAGCTCATCTCGGCCACCGCCTTCAGGTTGGGGACAAAGGCGCCCATCAGCCGGATCACGCCCCAGGGCATGCCTCCCCGGCGGAAGCCGCGGGCGGGGGCCGCGCCGATGTCGGCGGCGGCGGCCTCGATGAGATCCAGCAGCTGGGCGCCGGTCAGGGTGTCGCCGGCGAAGTGCAGCGTCTCGAAGGCCGGCGTCCCGTCCTGGAGCGACCTTTCGGCCACCGCCACGAAGGCCCGGGCGAGGTCGGGCAGGTAGGCCCAGGCGTGCGGCAGGTCGAGGGGGCCGGGATAGACCAGCCGTCCCTTCGCCAGGTCCTTGACGATCGACAGGTCGAGCCAGGAGCCCTCGCCGGATCCGTAGAAGTCCCCGGCCCGGAGGACGACCGCGCGGAAGCCTCCCGCCTCGGCGCGTGCGCGCATCTCACCCTCCAGCGCGACCCTGAGCCGGCCCTTTGAGGTCGTCGGGTGCTCGGGCGTGTCCTCGGACAGCCGGGCGGGCATGGCCTCGCCGTAGCCATAGACATTCCCCGGCAGCATGAAGAGGGCGCCGAGCCGCTCAGCGACGTCCATGCCCTGGCGTCCGAGCGGCATGACCTGGGCCTCCCAGTCGGTGTAGGGCGGGTTGACCGCGTGGAGCACGACCTCTGCGCCCACGGCGGCGGCGGCCAGGGCCTCTTTCTCGCCAAGGGCGATGTCCAGCGGCTCGGCGCCCGACGGCAGGGTCGGCTGGGCGCGGCGGGCCTGGGCCAGGACCCGCCATCCCGCATCGGCGAAGGCCTTTACGGCGGCGGCGCCGAAGCGGCCGTTGGCGCCGAGGACGAGGACGGTGCGGCGGGTCATGGGAAGCTCCTGTTGCGGCGCGGCGCGGGGCCGGTGAAGGCCAGACTGCGCCTCTCCCGGCCATCCGGCCATTTGCGATGTGCGTAACTGAGGTATACGTTTTCGTATGTCCTCCACCCTGGCCGACCCCCGCCTCGACGCCTTCGACTGGACCCTGGTCCGGAGCTTCCTGGCCGTCCTGGACGCCGGCAGCCTGAGCGGCGCCGCCAAGCGGCTGGGCGCGCACCAGCCCACCCTGTCCCGGCAGGTGGCCCAGCTGGAGGCGCAGCTGGGGGCGCCCCTGTTCGAGCGCACCGGGCGTGGCGCGACGCCCACCGCCCTGGCCCTGGCCATCGCCGACGACGCCCGGGCCATGCAGGAGGGCGCCGAACGGCTGCGCCATCGTCTCACCCGGGCGCGGGCCGAGACCACCGGCGACGTCCGCATCACCACCAGCCAGGTGGCGGCCAGCTACCTGCTGCCGCCCGTCCTGGCGGCCCTTCAACTTGCCGAGCCCGGCATCCGGGTCGAGCTGGTCGCCTCCAACGCCCTGTCCAACCTCATCCGGCGGGAGGCCGACATCGCCGTGCGAATGGCGCGCCCGGCCCAGGGTTCCCTGGTGGCCCGAAAGCTGGCGGATATCCCCATCGTCGCCTGCGCACACCGGGACTATCTCGCCCGGGCCGGGACGCCGGAGGTCCCCGGGGACCTCCTCCGCCACCGGCTGGTGGGCTATGACCGGGACGAGACGATGGTGCGGGGGTTGGCCGCCGGCGGCCTGCCGGTCACCCGCGAGAACTTCCACATCCTGACCGACGACCAGTTGGCCTACGGTCGGCTCCTGGCGGCGGGCGCCGGCGTGGGCTTCGTCGCCGGCTACAACCTGTCCTTCCTCTCCGGCGTGGTGCAGGTCCTGCCGGACCTGCGGATCCCGCCCCTGCCCTGCTGGCTGGTCACCCACCGGGAAATCCGCGGCAATCCCCTGGTGCGGCGCACCTTCGACTTCCTGGCGGAGCAGATCCCGGCCGCACTCGAAGGGATGAGCGCCCGCTGAGCGCCTAGGCCCGACCGAAGACCCCCAGCTCCGCCCGGCGACCGAAGACCAGGCGGTTCACCGCGAGGCCCACGCCCAGGCAGGCGATCAGCGTCACCAGCATCAGGTGGATGTAGTGGACCGGCGTCCAGACGAAGGTGAAGACGGCGTAGAGGCCGACACCGAAGCCCACGGCGGCCATGGCGGCCCGGGCGTCCACGTTGCGGAAGACCAGCCCCAGGATGAAGGCCGACAGGATGGGCATGGAGAGCAGGCCGTTCAGCTGCTGCACCAGGTTGATGATCGAGGCGGCGCCGGAATAGACCGGCACCAGGGCGATCGACAGCGCCATGAAGGCCAGGGAGATCACGGTGTTCAGCCGCTTCACGTCCGGGTTGGGTGCGATGTAGGGCTCGTGCAGGTCGCAGACATAGAGGGTGACCGACGAGTTCAGCACCGAGGTGTAGCTGGTCAGGACGGCGGCGGCCATGAAGGCGGCGAAGGCGCCCGAGAGCCAGGAGGGCATGACCTCCGCCACCACCCGGCCATAGGTCGCGTCGCCGATGTCGCCGAACAGCTTGTAGGCGCAGACCCCGGGGATCACCACGATGGCCGGCACGAAGAGGATGCGGATGACGATGGCCGCGAACACCCCCTTCTGCCCCTCGCGCAGGGTGGGGGCGGCCATGGCCCTCTGGGTGATGGTCTGGTTGGTGGACCAGTAGAACATCTGGATGAAGATCATCCCGGTCAGCAGGGTCGGCCAGGGGATGGGGCTGTCGGGCCCGCCGATCATGCTGAGACGCTCCGGCGGGATGCCCGAGAAATCGAAGCCGATGGCCGCCATGGCCAGCACGGTCACCGCCGCCGCCATGCCTAGGACGCCCACCCCCGACAGGGTGTCGTAGACCGCCACGGCGCGCAGGCCCCCCAGCACGGTGTAGGCCGCCCCCACGGCGGCGATGCCGCCCGCCAGGACCATCAGGGGCGGGGTGCCCTCGAACATGGTCGAGAGGAAGAGGGCGCCCGTGTAGGTCATGATCGGCAGGTAGATGAAGACATTGCCCAGCAGGAACAGGAGCGAGACCGTCGCCCTCAGCCCCTTCGACCCGTACTTGCGCTCGAGCAGCTCTGTCGTCGTGGTGCAGTTGTTGCGGTAGTAGATGGGCAGGAAGACCAGGGCCAGCATGGCCAGGCCCGCCACGGCGGCGAGCTCCCACCAGGCCAGCAGCAGCATCTGGTTGCCGTTCATGCCCACCAGCTGGTCGGTGGACAGGTTGGTCAGGGTGATGGAGCCGGCGACGAAGGGCCAGGACAGGTTCCGCCCGGCCAGGAAGTACTCGCTGTTGCTGTCGGTGGAGCGCCCGCCCATCCGACGCACCTGCCACCAGGTGGCCAGGGCCATCAGCCCGGTCAGGACGGCGAAGACGCCCCACTGGATCGCGTTGGATGTCATGCCTGGCCGCCCCCCAACGGCGAGGCCAGTCTAGGCGGAACCGGCGCCGAACGCCAACCGGAGGCGTCAGCCGCCTGGCCGGCCTGCAGGCGGCATGGACCGGATCCAGTCGCGGATGAGCGCCACGCCCTCCTCATGCACCAGGGCGCGGCCCAGTTCGGGCATCATGACGCCGGGCTCGCCCGAGGCCATGCGGAAGGCCAGGATGGAGCGCTCGGGATGTCCGGGATCGATGGCCACGGCCAGGTCGCCCGAGCCCCGGCCGGCGGCCACCGGGGGCTTGCCGACGCCCAGGGCGGCGGGGCGGGTCTCCTCG
The sequence above is a segment of the Phenylobacterium parvum genome. Coding sequences within it:
- a CDS encoding SLC5 family protein, with the protein product MTSNAIQWGVFAVLTGLMALATWWQVRRMGGRSTDSNSEYFLAGRNLSWPFVAGSITLTNLSTDQLVGMNGNQMLLLAWWELAAVAGLAMLALVFLPIYYRNNCTTTTELLERKYGSKGLRATVSLLFLLGNVFIYLPIMTYTGALFLSTMFEGTPPLMVLAGGIAAVGAAYTVLGGLRAVAVYDTLSGVGVLGMAAAVTVLAMAAIGFDFSGIPPERLSMIGGPDSPIPWPTLLTGMIFIQMFYWSTNQTITQRAMAAPTLREGQKGVFAAIVIRILFVPAIVVIPGVCAYKLFGDIGDATYGRVVAEVMPSWLSGAFAAFMAAAVLTSYTSVLNSSVTLYVCDLHEPYIAPNPDVKRLNTVISLAFMALSIALVPVYSGAASIINLVQQLNGLLSMPILSAFILGLVFRNVDARAAMAAVGFGVGLYAVFTFVWTPVHYIHLMLVTLIACLGVGLAVNRLVFGRRAELGVFGRA
- a CDS encoding phytanoyl-CoA dioxygenase family protein, which gives rise to MIRRGRPYLEFRAEPASAETAQLEREGYTIIRGLLDADELSELRREVSEVFERDPPDYGRRRAEDDAAMFRYAMLNRSAAAQRACAHPRLLSVIEPLLGEDCHVIANTAWRNPAGDPGAHAGQNWHIDAGPHVPLPEGVRWPADIPHPVFAIGVHIYLQDCALEDGPTGVLPHSHLSGRPPPPGRHLDDDLDYEGARVTPLITQAGDAGLFVSDVWHRRMPTLDGDHGRFFLQVHYGRRDIAQRLLPTAESNPLSAEAIARATTDRERRVIGLHPKLFYDG
- a CDS encoding NAD-dependent epimerase/dehydratase family protein, which translates into the protein MTRRTVLVLGANGRFGAAAVKAFADAGWRVLAQARRAQPTLPSGAEPLDIALGEKEALAAAAVGAEVVLHAVNPPYTDWEAQVMPLGRQGMDVAERLGALFMLPGNVYGYGEAMPARLSEDTPEHPTTSKGRLRVALEGEMRARAEAGGFRAVVLRAGDFYGSGEGSWLDLSIVKDLAKGRLVYPGPLDLPHAWAYLPDLARAFVAVAERSLQDGTPAFETLHFAGDTLTGAQLLDLIEAAAADIGAAPARGFRRGGMPWGVIRLMGAFVPNLKAVAEMSYLWRVPHALDGARLATRVGELTAIPPRQALAQALRDLGFGAPAR
- a CDS encoding TonB-dependent receptor, with amino-acid sequence MQSKAILLASSILAASAVGLSAQAQNAMNTIDELVVTAEKREQSLQDVPVAISAFTSKQRDLVGISTVQDLTNFTPGFVYQSSNDRASMRGIGRLTNVHAVDGAVSIYIDGLFTTSTVLAGGPPLDVARVEILRGPQGTLYGRNAIGGTVNVISVRPTKELYAEVRGIVENYDFTNLQFAASGPLTEGLRLRVSGYKLDQRQGYFKNVTPGQPSEGSVRNEYQVQVQLEADLGENAEFWASYKTLGWDNRGGPGARSGYRADPFSTGRLDPNYSIVYASAHGLTPETGLAGIVPGSLRQFNGSTVKSNPAALDNRTFSGNIAQKVSLSDVNSFTTQFVYHFPTIDVKYVGGYQEYKYDLYGDTDGTDVLSYQIPLAPGSICGTVGNLFSAGLSPVNCSPLTVNANNGYHYFEYPKWYSHEINISSTDDGPLQWIVGAFYFNEQYTGTGSTADFFLVGPSSLQTPILGAARNPQNYWSTGNYALTTESKAVFGQIDYQMTDALKFTAGLRYTQDDKFGTEYRRIVCNSDACYPGLYPALGLGAFGPGTAANWGSLLGDLNSTARLAPVLGIPALAGLNGLGNGAMDLTDALAPKSTAGLIPGVSTPGVNTNGVVRQYVVDPATGIASRNLDGSSDAVTGTLGVQWEPDSDTMAYARYSRGYKAFGFSAGGFLAVPKADEETVNSYEIGYKKDFDRFQVNLAAFFLDYRGLQAPVAVRVGATNVTQFVNIDKAESYGVEFSGIWRPVDALRLTLDYGWNPTEITKSDPLVDVNDNVNTGAVSIVGNDLPQAPEHKVAVNGTYTFRTDAGDIVAGASYLYRSESYANVFSRDYNATDSWDQVDLRLLWMPTGGKYTVIAYVKNALDEDGYAAAVAASQRNNSATVASDRYLNGARNFELTPPRIFGLEVQYRF
- a CDS encoding S41 family peptidase, translated to METTGRHAAWRRWACLAIPLALAGGLSALATTRALAADPGNGQGACRRDLEFIPGFLLENDTGAPEHLGRLGGPALDKAMAEARDRIAADPTGAECRSILKRYVRAWRPGHIDVSPAPGKTPGDAATLPAEPPARPGLASLRWLSDKTVLVTLPTFDPAEREHLEALLVSQRRRLDRTPNWILDIRDNDGGSDSTYASLLEAIMVSPRMEVGAEFLSTPANIANTAGLCEVYGDASCAAAVAPLVDAMRGARPGDYVLPPGARKRPRSSATTAPPERRRAGSA
- a CDS encoding LysR family transcriptional regulator; this encodes MSSTLADPRLDAFDWTLVRSFLAVLDAGSLSGAAKRLGAHQPTLSRQVAQLEAQLGAPLFERTGRGATPTALALAIADDARAMQEGAERLRHRLTRARAETTGDVRITTSQVAASYLLPPVLAALQLAEPGIRVELVASNALSNLIRREADIAVRMARPAQGSLVARKLADIPIVACAHRDYLARAGTPEVPGDLLRHRLVGYDRDETMVRGLAAGGLPVTRENFHILTDDQLAYGRLLAAGAGVGFVAGYNLSFLSGVVQVLPDLRIPPLPCWLVTHREIRGNPLVRRTFDFLAEQIPAALEGMSAR
- a CDS encoding DUF4386 family protein; translation: MSSHDTAAPPPSRTLFLFAGIVLLLQGFSIFAPMAVLGGAIQWPDSLDYPPARMLPLLLAQIDAVRLGYGLYLGYSLLFLVTGVLTVRLASRPGPLGVLGLVAVGAAAASALARAIGILRWLTGSTALAEAYSAPGLSADARTAIEATQGAINSWGGAIGEALGVAAFAAIWAISASLLILRDRQLPAWAGLAGLAAGALVALPGLELFGIAPPVSIVLSTTGIQLWFMALGLLFLWRGRRRAA